The proteins below are encoded in one region of Aphis gossypii isolate Hap1 unplaced genomic scaffold, ASM2018417v2 Contig00225, whole genome shotgun sequence:
- the LOC126553378 gene encoding uncharacterized protein LOC126553378, translating into MEVEIIEVQMNEVMMDINKEDPLQSEEVVQGDIEFVDLLPADAEAVFEFRDIFDVLLSGVDEEFVPIPPSVPRAHVAMRDRLTGIQYELPERHDI; encoded by the exons ATGGAGGTGGAAATTATTGAAGTCCAAATGAATGAGGTAATGATGGACATAAATAAAGAAGATCCATTGCAATCCGAGGAAGTGGTACAAGGTGACATCGAGTTTGTCGATTTACTGCCTGCTGACGCAGAGGCAGTATTTGAATTCAGGGATATATTTGATGTTTTACTATCAGGCGTCGATGAAGAG TTTGTGCCGATTCCACCGAGCGTTCCTAGAGCGCACGTGGCCATGAGAGACCGTCTGACTGGCATTCAATATGAACTTCCAGAGCGTCATGACATTTGA